A window of Palaemon carinicauda isolate YSFRI2023 chromosome 27, ASM3689809v2, whole genome shotgun sequence contains these coding sequences:
- the LOC137621034 gene encoding activating transcription factor 7-interacting protein 1-like — MECGGRGPGLRDSRGWGHQLQDREAGDPDSGTAAAGDPDSGIEETGDPDSGTAEAGDPDSGIEEVKDPDSGTAQAGDPDSGTAEAEDSDSGTAEAGDPDYGTAEGRDPNYETAEARDPDSGTAEAGDPDSGTVEAGDPDSGTVEAGDPDSGTVEAGDPNLWT, encoded by the exons ATGGAGTG CGGAGGCCGGGGACCCGGTCTCCGGGACAGCCGAGGCTGGGGACACCAACTCCAGGATAGAgaggccggggaccccgactcTGGGACAGCAGCGGCTGGGGACCCCGACTCCGGGATAGAGGAGACCGGGGACCCTGACTCTGGGACAGCGGAGGCTGGGGACCCCGACTCCGGGATAGAGGAGGTCAAGGACCCCGACTCTGGGACAGCACAGGCTGGGGACCCCGACTCTGGAACAGCAGAGGCCGAAGACTCAGACTCTGGGACAGCCGAGGCCGGGGACCCTGACTACGGGACAGCGGAGGGCCGAGACCCAAACTATGAGACAGCAGAGGCCAGGGACCCCGACTCCGGGACAGCGGAGGCTGGGGACCCGGACTCAGGGACAGTCGAGGCCGGGGACCCGGACTCAGGGACAGTCGAGGCCGGGGACCCGGACTCAGGGACAGTTGAGGCCGGGGACCCCAACTTATGGACATAG